In a genomic window of Spirosoma agri:
- the trpD gene encoding anthranilate phosphoribosyltransferase, whose product MKAILNHLFEYKSLTKDQSRQVLLGIGRGEYNPAQIASFLTVYMMRSLRLEELEGFRDAMLELCLPVDLSAYDPMDLCGTGGDGKDTFNISTLSSFVVAGAGQCVAKHGNHGVSSLVGSSTIIERLGYQFTNDAGELQRKMETAGICFLHAPLFHPAMKNVAPIRRDLGVKTFFNVLGPMINPARPQKQLVGVFNLELARLYAYLYQQTDKRFMILHALDGYDEISLTGPFKVISNQTEQVLEPEDLGMNTLSPESLAGGQTLDESARIFMNVLNDEATSAQKQAVLANSAMALLAANKAANRQDAVAMARESLESKRALASFKKLIS is encoded by the coding sequence ATGAAAGCGATTCTAAATCATCTGTTTGAATACAAATCCCTTACGAAAGACCAGTCCCGGCAAGTGCTTCTGGGAATTGGCCGGGGTGAATATAACCCGGCGCAGATTGCGTCGTTCCTGACCGTTTACATGATGCGCAGTCTGCGGCTGGAAGAACTCGAAGGCTTCCGCGACGCGATGCTTGAGCTGTGCCTACCGGTTGATCTGTCGGCTTATGATCCAATGGACCTGTGCGGCACGGGGGGCGATGGAAAAGACACGTTTAATATTTCTACGTTGTCCTCATTTGTCGTGGCCGGAGCGGGGCAATGTGTGGCCAAACACGGTAATCACGGCGTTTCGTCGCTGGTCGGTTCATCCACGATCATTGAGCGGCTCGGTTACCAGTTTACCAATGACGCGGGTGAGTTGCAGCGCAAGATGGAAACGGCTGGCATCTGTTTTCTGCACGCGCCTTTATTTCATCCGGCCATGAAGAACGTGGCCCCCATCCGGCGGGATCTGGGTGTGAAAACGTTTTTTAACGTGCTGGGTCCGATGATCAATCCGGCAAGGCCTCAAAAACAGCTTGTTGGCGTGTTCAACCTTGAATTGGCGCGATTATATGCGTACCTTTATCAGCAAACCGATAAGCGGTTTATGATCCTTCACGCGCTGGACGGGTACGATGAGATTTCGCTGACTGGCCCATTCAAGGTCATAAGCAATCAAACGGAACAGGTTCTCGAACCGGAAGATCTGGGAATGAATACGTTATCGCCGGAATCGCTGGCTGGCGGACAAACACTCGACGAGTCAGCACGAATATTTATGAATGTGCTGAATGACGAGGCAACATCAGCTCAGAAACAAGCCGTTCTGGCAAATTCTGCGATGGCGTTGCTGGCCGCCAACAAGGCAGCCAATCGGCAGGACGCAGTCGCTATGGCTCGTGAATCGCTGGAAAGCAAACGGGCACTGGCAAGCTTTAAGAAATTGATCAGCTAA
- a CDS encoding anthranilate synthase component II encodes MKLLVLDNYDSFTYNLVYILRELGQRPAVIRNNKISLEAVGQYDKILLSPGPGIPSEAGIMQDLVAEYGPTKSILGICLGHQGIGEAFGASLENLGDVLHGVAHRATVIDKSEQLFTNIPDELTVGRYHSWTVVPDSIPDELRITAVDEQGRVMGLAHTRFDVRGLQFHPESVLTENGVKMIENWLTI; translated from the coding sequence ATGAAACTCTTAGTCTTAGATAATTACGATTCGTTCACCTACAACCTTGTGTATATTCTGAGGGAGCTGGGGCAACGGCCAGCAGTGATTCGGAACAACAAGATTTCGCTCGAAGCCGTCGGTCAATACGACAAAATTCTGCTCTCACCCGGACCGGGCATTCCGTCCGAAGCGGGTATCATGCAGGACCTTGTTGCCGAATATGGACCAACCAAAAGTATTCTCGGCATATGTTTAGGGCACCAGGGCATCGGCGAAGCATTTGGGGCCTCGTTAGAAAATCTCGGCGATGTGCTGCATGGCGTTGCACACCGCGCCACCGTCATTGACAAGTCCGAACAACTGTTTACGAACATCCCGGACGAACTAACCGTTGGCCGCTACCACTCCTGGACCGTTGTGCCCGACTCGATACCCGACGAACTGCGCATCACCGCCGTAGACGAACAGGGGCGCGTTATGGGCCTGGCCCACACACGCTTCGACGTACGGGGGTTGCAATTTCACCCCGAATCAGTATTAACCGAAAATGGGGTGAAGATGATCGAGAACTGGTTAACAATCTAA